Part of the Caulifigura coniformis genome, ACCACCTCGTCGACCAGGGTCTGGTCAGCCATCAAATCAACTCCTGTGTGTGTCATGGACTGCCTGTGTGTCTGCGTCTGTCATAGCACACGATGACCGCTCATCAACGAAGTGTCTCGATTCATACGTACAACTTTCCTGAGGCCCTACGCGCCTCGCCTACGCGCTCTGTGGGCTGGCAATGCGGTGGTAGCGGTCAGGCTGCCAGGGGCTGTCTACGGGCATCCTGTGCGGCCTGGCAACGTAAGCCGGGAGTGGGGCCGGGTAGAGTGCTCTCAAGGGTGCGTAGGGCTGGTCAAAAGGTGCTTGGGGCTGACGAACGGGAGTGGTCCAGGGCGCTCGGTGCAGGGCGGGAAGTAAAACTTCTTGCACCTTTGGGGAAATGGGTGTCACCAGCACAGAAGTGCAGGGAAAAGGCCGCTCTGGGAGGTTGTGAAGTGTAGGAAAAGTCTGCAGGTGGGGTTCTTCCCCGGACCCCGCTGCGGGAGAGTCTCTGTCTAAAGCCGGGCAGGGTGCATGTAGTGCAAGTCACTACCCAGTCATGCCTTACATCGGACACTCCGTTCCCATTGTCCGATTTAACCCTCCAGGGGTGCACCTGGCTACCAGGCGGAACTGCAGGCCTTGTCAGGGGATCGGAAAGACTGGCAGTCAGCGTGTCCATTTTAGTGACATCGTGTCAGTAAATGGCATTTTTGGGACAACCCATCCACCACCACCCACTGCTAGCCCTGACCCCTCCTGCAGCACCCATCCCTGGCATCATCGCTGACGCCCCTGACAGCCTCGCCCACGTCCCCGAATCTCATCGCCCAACCCCACCCACCGCCCGACCTGCCATGCCCTACAACGCGACCGTGGAAGCCCTGGCAATGACCCACAACAACACCAGCGATACCACTCCGAATACCACTTTCAGAATCTGACAATATCAGCAGTAATACACACACATAGTCATTGACATATACCCACGCTTGACGATGATAGGCCTACCGCTTTCCCCTCACCGCTTGAGGCCCCACGATCATGTCCGCGACCTTCATCTACTGCCGTGTCAGCACAGACGAACAAGCCAGGGTTTCAGGTCTCGGCCTGGAGGTCCAGGAGTCGGAGTGTCGAGCGTTCGCAGCATCGCAAGGGCTCTCGGTCTCAGCAGTCTTCACCGATGGTGGTGTGTCCAGGTCGACCTACCTGACCGAGCGCCCGGCGATGTCAGCCTTGCTGTCGTCGATCAAGCGGGGATCTACCGTAGTCGTCCACAAACACTGCCGGCTCGGTGATAGCGTTGCGATCGCGATGATGATGAAGGAGGCCAAGCGGAAAGGGGCACGGCTACTCGTTGTTCACGGTGACAACTCCGGTTCCGACGAAGCCCTTCTCCTGGCTGGTGTGCTTTCAATCATTTCTGACCACGAACTCCGCAGCATTGCATCCAGGACACGGAAGGCACTGGCACAGAAGAAGGAACGTGGCGAGGTCTACACGCGCCGGGTTTACGGGTTCCGGGCTGTCAAGAATCAGCTCATTGCAGACCAGGCCGAACAGGATGTCATTGCCCGCATCCAGGTCGACGCAGCCTCAGGGCTGTCGTGGGCAGCCATCGCACGGAGCTTGAACCTAGCACACGTCGCAGCGCCGT contains:
- a CDS encoding recombinase family protein — translated: MSATFIYCRVSTDEQARVSGLGLEVQESECRAFAASQGLSVSAVFTDGGVSRSTYLTERPAMSALLSSIKRGSTVVVHKHCRLGDSVAIAMMMKEAKRKGARLLVVHGDNSGSDEALLLAGVLSIISDHELRSIASRTRKALAQKKERGEVYTRRVYGFRAVKNQLIADQAEQDVIARIQVDAASGLSWAAIARSLNLAHVAAPSGTDWHPRSVQRIAERASAA